Proteins encoded by one window of Heterodontus francisci isolate sHetFra1 chromosome 12, sHetFra1.hap1, whole genome shotgun sequence:
- the LOC137375620 gene encoding thymosin beta-11-like produces the protein MSDKPNLCEIIQFDKKKLKKIETKEKNPLPTKETIEEEKRQESAS, from the exons ATGTCAGACAAACCAAATCTTTGCGAAATCATACAATTTGATAAGAAAAAACTGAAGAAGATAGAAACCAAAGAGAAAAATCCTCTGCCAACAAAAGAGA CAATTGAAGAGGAAAAGAGGCAAGAATCAGCTTCATGA